The genomic DNA GTGGAGTTAGACTTATTGACAGACGGTAGGGGCAATATTCCTATTGCCCAAGTTATTCCTATAGATGAATTTACCTGTCTCGCTACAACAATTAGTGACCCTGGGGACAATTTAGATTTAACAGCAGGGATGACCGTAGCAGCTTGGGTGAAAATTCTGCCGCGAACTAATAACTATCCGCCGATTAGATTAGAAGGGGGGGAAGGTATTGGCAAAACTAAAGAAGGTGCAGCTGCTATCTATCGCTTAACCTATCAATTAGCTGATGCTAATTTATTGCCCCTAGTACCAGAGGAACGATCGGTGATTGTGCGCTTTATCCTACCAGAAGGGAGAGAGATTGCTAAACGTACTTCTAATCAAGCATTTGGTATTTTGGAGGGATTATCGTTGTTGGGTACTACAGCAATCGCCCAACCTCTATCGGTGGAGGATAAGTTAGAAGAATTACGGGCAGATTTACGTCAAAAAGCACAGGATAACAAGGCAATTGTATTTTACATTGGCGCTAACAGCTATGGGGTGGCACAGCGCTTGGGTTATCAATCATCTCAGCTAGTGCAAACAGCTAATTGGCTAGGGGTCATGTTAGTAGAAGCGGCATTGTTAGGAGTAGAATCTATTACGCTAATTGGTTACCACGGCAAGCTAATTAAATTAGCAGGGGGTATATTTAATACCTCTAGTCATATTGCCGATGGTCGTATTGATATTCTTGTCCGTGCCGCCGTGCGCCATCAATTACCCTTTGATGTAATTACTAGAATAGAAAGCCTACCCACGGCCGATGCTGTACACCAATATTTGCAAGAGCAGGGTTACGATCGGTTAGTATTTAGCGATTTAGCCCAGCGCATCAGTGAAAGGGCAAAAGCATATATCCATAAGTATGCAGACCGTCATGTTACAGTTACTGCTATTCTCTGCGATCGGTTAGGTAATTTAATTGGGGAGACATGAAACCTGTTTACTTTGTGGGGGCGGGTCCGGGTGACCCTGAATTAATTACAATCAAGGGCAAGCATCTCCTCAGTCAAGCGGATGTGGTAATTTACACTAATTCCCTAATTCCTGCTCCCATTTTGCAGTATTGCCGATCGAATGCCCAGGTTATCCCTAGCCTTGAGTTGAGCTTGGAGGAAATTACAAATTTCATGATTAACTGTGCCACGAGCAACCAATTGGTAGTGCGTTTACATGATGGTGACCCCTCTATATTCAGCACGATTGGCGAACAAATCGATCGGTTATTAGCTGCCAGTATCCCCGTGGAAGTCGTACCAGGAGTTAGTGCTTTTCAGTTAGCCGCCGCCCGCTTGCAAGTGGAATTAACCATACCTGAGTTGGTGCAAACAATTATTCTCACACGTGTCAGTGCCAAAAATAAGGTACCCGATCGGGAAGCATTAAGGGAGTTAGCCAAACACCAGGCCACAATCTGCCTGTATTTGAGTGCCAAACAAATTGAAATTGCTACCGCTGAATTACTAACCGCCTATCCCCCTAGTACTCCCGTAGCCATTTGTTATCACTTGGGCTGGCAGGATGAAAAAATTGTTACCACCAAGTTAGAAAATATGGCAGTAGTTAGTCGTACAATGCAGCTAGAACGATCGGCTCTTTATGTCATCAGCCCTGCCCTTCATTACCGCGGTAATCGATCAGCTTTGTACCAAAAATCTACATTTTTACCTCAGCAATTTCAATAATTCTACCTTGACTATCCTTCACCCAAAAAACCAGGGGTGTTTCACTTTTGACCTTGTGTTTTAATCCCAGTCTTTGCACACGGCGGAGGAGTTTCTTTATACAATCTCGATCGAAACAAATATGACGGTCACGATTTTCTAGGGCATGGGCCCCTGCTACTACGTGAATTTGGGTATTTTTCTGCAATTGGTACCATACCCCCTCCGATAATTTCTTACTGAAATTGTTGGGGATATAGACAGGATCAAGGGAGGGAATACCCTGGTCATAACCATAGTATTGGAGGGGAATTTTAGCAATCGATAAGTGTAAAATACCTTCGTAAAGCTCCTTCGCCTGCTCCAAATTTGACACCATAATTGTATAGACCTGGGGGGCACTGCTTAAAAATAACCACATCGCTACCCCATAGGTAATTAGGAGCATAACCATGATACCTTGGGTAGAAAATAATCCCTCCATCCCGCTAATTTCCTGTCGTTTCTATGTAGGGTCTATGATAGCATTACTGTTAAATGGCTGCCTTGACTATGCTGGCTTTCCTAGATGACATCTACGGTACGTTGTTTTTGCCCCACCAAACGCTGACAGCCCTCAAGGAACAATCAACCGTCTGGCGCGGGGCACTCGTGGTGGCTTTGGTCAACTTGTTAGAAGGTCTGCGCAGTGGCGGCGGAACTATACTGTTACAGCTTGTAACGGGTCTAGGGGGCTGGTACGGTCTCTGCTGGCTCCTGGAACGCTTGGGTCACAGCCTGGGGAAAGAGGTCAATCTCGATCGGGTACTCACCCTCACAGGCTTTGCCAGTCTGCCCTGGTTATTTTTTGCCCCTGCTTTGAACTTGGGCGGTGGGATCGGCGTAGTCTGTGGTTTGGCAGTAGTGCTCTGGTTTGTTTTATGGCAGCTGAAAGCGGTAGCGATTGCCCTGGAGTTACAAATCGGCAGAGTTTTTGCTCTTATCCCTTTGGCGTTTGCAGGAACAGTGGTAGCGTTTAGTTTACTGTTCAATGGCGTTGGGCTGTTGTTGACGATCGGTGATCTTTTCTAATTCCCGCAGGTACGCTTCTAGGTCGGTAAATTTGCCCATGTAGGCAGTCAGGGGTTCGTCGTAGTTCTTGGCAGGGACACGGTGCCGTTCAAAATTTAGTAGGTGGGAGCGGGGTACGTTTTTGAAGGTCTCTTCTCCGATGGCAATATCCACACCAATCTCCTTAGTGGAGGACTCCAGGCGAAAAGCAGCATTGACCGAATCCCCTAGGGCAGTGTACTCTGGTCTTCCTCCTGCACTCATTTGCCCCACGATCGCTGACCCTGTATTGATCCCCGCCCCAATGCGTAGACGGAAGGGCAAGGTAAATTTATCGTTCAAACCATCGCTTACCCGATAGAGGTCATAGAGTGCCTGCAGAACTTTGAGAATTTCTTTGGAATCAACAGTATCTCCCTCATTTTGGCTATTTTCATGGATCCACACCGCCATAATGGCATCGCCAATGTATTTATCCGCGCCACTGCCATACTGCTGCAGGATTTTCCACGCCTCACTGAACCACTTGCCAATCACCTGGGACAGCGTTTGCTCAGGGAGCATCTGGGTTAGCTTGGTGTAGTTACGAATATCAATCACCAGGACTGTAATTAACCGCTTTTTCTGCAACATCACTGTGGAATTTTCCCCTGGTTGGCGAAATACATCTCCCACTCTTGATTCATGGGGACTCTGGGCGGGACAGATTAAGCGCATTTGCGTCATCCCCAAGGTAATTTGATCATTGTGCTTGAGTTGCACAGGAATACTGATGCGCTTGCCGTTGACAAAGGAGCCATTCATGCTACCCAAATCAATCAGGTAGAAGCTGTTTTCCATGTTTTGAATAATGGCATGATTGGAGGAACAGTAGCGGTCTTTCATCACAATGTCGTTGCTGTCCGCTCTGCCAATCTTCCAGGAGGATGCATTCGCCAGGTAGACTATTTTCTCCTGCCCCTCTTGCTGAATAATGAGGTGAGGTACTTGTTGCTCCATAGGATGGGAATGACTGGCGATGGATTTATACTACCACGATGCCGCTTTACTCCGAAGTCAGCATAAATACTCCTGCAGCAAATATAAGGTCAGTAACTAGGGTAAATAAAACAGCACCAGCAAACACAGCCCGATCTACAGTCCTTTGACGCAAAACATTCTGGGCTAGCCAAAGCAAACTAGCCGTCAGTAGGACAGCTGTACCTAACCCCCAAGGACTCTGTAGCTGTTGCCCTACTTGATAAAGAACTGTGCCTATGGAGGTGGAATCGCAGTTGACAAAGACACGCCAGGCAGGCAGGAGGTCATTGAGCCAGAAGTAGAGGTCAGTTACGATCGTGCCCCACAGAGACCCCAGGTAAAAACAACTGCCTACCCGATAGCGGGGTTGGCCCAAGCCCCAGACTGCCCAGGGAAGTGCCAAACCTTCCATTGGTAGGTGCCAGAGGGGGTCACTGCGATACCAGCCCCAGTAAAGAGAACCACAGAACCATGTCCAGGCAAAACCCCAGAGTAAACTTGCCCAAGGTTGTCGTAATTGCTGTCCCCAGGTAAACCAACCTAAACTCAGGAGTAAACTCAGCCAAGGATGGGAGCGTACCAGGGGGGCTTGCCCAAATACAGGTAGGGTGACTAGAAAGCCCGCTGCTAAAAAGAAGGGTAGAGAGTGGGGTATAGTTATCCTGGTTTTAGTAAACGTGGTCAGCAAGGTATAAAAATCTTAAAAAACGTTACTAAAATTTAACATCTCTGCCACTGTGGCAGCCAGTTAATTTGCTGTGGGGGGAGTGTTAGTTGGCAAAAAGAGTTCTGTTTATTAGTAATGGGCATGGGGAAGACCTCAATGGGAGCACGATTTTACAAGCGTTGTTAGCTCTCCGTCCTGAGGTGCAGGTGTGTGCTCTGCCGATCGTGGGGGAAGGCAAAGCCTATCGTCGTTTGGGTGTGCCCCTGATTGCGCCTACCCAGTCTCTGCCGTCGGGGGGGTTTCTGTATATGGGTTATGACCAGTTGTGGCGGGATGTCCGATCGGGGCTCTTGCCCCTGCTGTGGCAACAGTGCTCAGCCCTCCGTCAGTTTAGGGGAGATTTTGTTTGTGCTGTGGGGGATGTGGTGGTAATTCTGGCAGCACTGCTGACAGGGTGCAGGTTTGCGGTATTTTTGGTGTCGTCTTCAGCATTTTATGAGGGGCGCTTAAAATTACCCTGGTTAGCGCGGTGGGGTCTGTGGCATCCCAGGTGTGAAATTGTCTTCACCCGCGATCGGTTTTCCGCTTTGGATTTGCAGAATCAGGGTTTGGGGAAGGCAGAATTTCATGGCTATCCCATCATGGACTTGGTGCAGGGTGAACAGGGGGCGCAAATTGCCTCCCCTGAGCCGATCGTGGCGCTTTTGCCTGGTAGTCGGCTGCCAGAATGTGGGCACAATTTGGCGTTGCAGTTACAAATCATCGAAATTCTGCAACAGGAAGTGGGGTTTGCCGTACAGGGGTGGGCAGCCTTGGTACCCGCTTTGGCGGAAAACTTAGCGCAGTTTGTAGAGCCGATAGGATGGTCTCTTGTCCAGCCTGGGGTATTGCGCAAGGGGGGAATTGATGTGTGTTACTCTAGCTCTGCCTTTGGCGAAATTTTACGCAAGTGCCACATAGTCATAGGCATGGCAGGGACAGCGGTGGAACAGGCAGTAGGTTTAGGGAAGCCCGTTATTCAAGTACCAGGTGAGGGTCCCCAGTTCAATTACCGCTTTGCAGAAGCCCAAAATCGTCTTCTGGGTTTGTCAGTGCGCACGATCGGCACTCAACCTGCTACCCTGGACACTCTACGCCAGGCAGCAAGGGCAATACCGCAAATTCTGCAGGACCAGGAATATCTGCAAGCCTGTCAGCGCAACGGCAAAATTAGAGTAGGGGAAGCGGGGGGGGCAGCGGGCATTGCCAGACGGTTGCTAGATTTCCTCTAAGCCCATAGTCCCTAGGTCTAGGTTAGCCACAATTTGCTTTAGTTCCCCAGGAGTGGGACGGGTCTCTAGGGCAGGGACAAAGCCCAGAATTGGTACACGGGTCAACAGAGGTAAACGATCGGGGGCGACAAAGTCATAGATTTCTTCTTCTGTATAGGGTTGCACGCAGTTAAAAATAATCCCCCGTACATCTACCTTAGCTTCCCTGGCGAGGGCACAGGCGGCGATCGATTGGGTCATGCTCCCCAACTTCACAGGTACCACAATCACCGTGGGTAACTGCCACTCCCTCGCCATATCTGCCACTGTCCATTCCCATGTCACAGGGGAACCAATCCCCCCCGCTCCCTCTACTAAAACAATCTGGTATTTCTGCACTAACCGCTGATACCCCTGCCACAGCAATTGCCAATCCACCTGCTTTCCTTCCCGCTCCGCCGCTAGAGGGATGGCTAAAGGGAGGGCGAATTTTTGGGCGCAAATTTCCTCTCTAGGTTGATGCTTAGCAATTTGTTCAGCGTAGTATTCCCAGTCCCCCCGCCCTGATTGGACGGGTTTGTAGAGAGCCACTTGCTGGGGGTAACGATCGAGTAAATAGCTGGCAAGAAGAGTAGTGACGATCGTTTTGC from Pseudanabaenaceae cyanobacterium SKYG29 includes the following:
- the cbiD gene encoding cobalt-precorrin-5B (C(1))-methyltransferase CbiD, which encodes MAVRTGYTLPVFAIASGKAALLYLLGRKVEVVELDLLTDGRGNIPIAQVIPIDEFTCLATTISDPGDNLDLTAGMTVAAWVKILPRTNNYPPIRLEGGEGIGKTKEGAAAIYRLTYQLADANLLPLVPEERSVIVRFILPEGREIAKRTSNQAFGILEGLSLLGTTAIAQPLSVEDKLEELRADLRQKAQDNKAIVFYIGANSYGVAQRLGYQSSQLVQTANWLGVMLVEAALLGVESITLIGYHGKLIKLAGGIFNTSSHIADGRIDILVRAAVRHQLPFDVITRIESLPTADAVHQYLQEQGYDRLVFSDLAQRISERAKAYIHKYADRHVTVTAILCDRLGNLIGET
- the cobM gene encoding precorrin-4 C(11)-methyltransferase, with the protein product MKPVYFVGAGPGDPELITIKGKHLLSQADVVIYTNSLIPAPILQYCRSNAQVIPSLELSLEEITNFMINCATSNQLVVRLHDGDPSIFSTIGEQIDRLLAASIPVEVVPGVSAFQLAAARLQVELTIPELVQTIILTRVSAKNKVPDREALRELAKHQATICLYLSAKQIEIATAELLTAYPPSTPVAICYHLGWQDEKIVTTKLENMAVVSRTMQLERSALYVISPALHYRGNRSALYQKSTFLPQQFQ
- a CDS encoding glyoxalase-like domain protein, producing the protein MEGLFSTQGIMVMLLITYGVAMWLFLSSAPQVYTIMVSNLEQAKELYEGILHLSIAKIPLQYYGYDQGIPSLDPVYIPNNFSKKLSEGVWYQLQKNTQIHVVAGAHALENRDRHICFDRDCIKKLLRRVQRLGLKHKVKSETPLVFWVKDSQGRIIEIAEVKM
- a CDS encoding adenylate/guanylate cyclase domain-containing protein, coding for MEQQVPHLIIQQEGQEKIVYLANASSWKIGRADSNDIVMKDRYCSSNHAIIQNMENSFYLIDLGSMNGSFVNGKRISIPVQLKHNDQITLGMTQMRLICPAQSPHESRVGDVFRQPGENSTVMLQKKRLITVLVIDIRNYTKLTQMLPEQTLSQVIGKWFSEAWKILQQYGSGADKYIGDAIMAVWIHENSQNEGDTVDSKEILKVLQALYDLYRVSDGLNDKFTLPFRLRIGAGINTGSAIVGQMSAGGRPEYTALGDSVNAAFRLESSTKEIGVDIAIGEETFKNVPRSHLLNFERHRVPAKNYDEPLTAYMGKFTDLEAYLRELEKITDRQQQPNAIEQ
- a CDS encoding DUF3120 domain-containing protein, coding for MLTTFTKTRITIPHSLPFFLAAGFLVTLPVFGQAPLVRSHPWLSLLLSLGWFTWGQQLRQPWASLLWGFAWTWFCGSLYWGWYRSDPLWHLPMEGLALPWAVWGLGQPRYRVGSCFYLGSLWGTIVTDLYFWLNDLLPAWRVFVNCDSTSIGTVLYQVGQQLQSPWGLGTAVLLTASLLWLAQNVLRQRTVDRAVFAGAVLFTLVTDLIFAAGVFMLTSE
- a CDS encoding lipid-A-disaccharide synthase-related protein — translated: MAKRVLFISNGHGEDLNGSTILQALLALRPEVQVCALPIVGEGKAYRRLGVPLIAPTQSLPSGGFLYMGYDQLWRDVRSGLLPLLWQQCSALRQFRGDFVCAVGDVVVILAALLTGCRFAVFLVSSSAFYEGRLKLPWLARWGLWHPRCEIVFTRDRFSALDLQNQGLGKAEFHGYPIMDLVQGEQGAQIASPEPIVALLPGSRLPECGHNLALQLQIIEILQQEVGFAVQGWAALVPALAENLAQFVEPIGWSLVQPGVLRKGGIDVCYSSSAFGEILRKCHIVIGMAGTAVEQAVGLGKPVIQVPGEGPQFNYRFAEAQNRLLGLSVRTIGTQPATLDTLRQAARAIPQILQDQEYLQACQRNGKIRVGEAGGAAGIARRLLDFL
- the bioD gene encoding dethiobiotin synthase yields the protein MPSLLITGSDTSVGKTIVTTLLASYLLDRYPQQVALYKPVQSGRGDWEYYAEQIAKHQPREEICAQKFALPLAIPLAAEREGKQVDWQLLWQGYQRLVQKYQIVLVEGAGGIGSPVTWEWTVADMAREWQLPTVIVVPVKLGSMTQSIAACALAREAKVDVRGIIFNCVQPYTEEEIYDFVAPDRLPLLTRVPILGFVPALETRPTPGELKQIVANLDLGTMGLEEI